In the genome of Lactuca sativa cultivar Salinas chromosome 3, Lsat_Salinas_v11, whole genome shotgun sequence, the window tttaaattagTCAAAGAGGATAACATTATTTTCTTACAACGGAGAGACACTAACTGAACCTTTTTTTGTTCTTTATGTCATGTATAATTATCATTATCGACATGTGTCAAAGCAAAATTAATTTCACTAGTACATATACTATCATTATTTATTAAGTAAGAAAAACATTATATATTTATGGGCGAATACTTAGTAAAATTCTTTTTTAGAATTCTTATAGATATTGGCCTCAAtgattaataatgttttttaagaaattaaatatcttacCATTTATTTTTGTTCATCTtcctattatttaaaaaaaaaaattaattaccaTTAATTTTATCAAATGAAATAACAGTGTACCATTTTAGTGCATTTAATTTGATGGAATTTACATTTAATATCATGGTAGTTTAAATAAATACTCCTTCCGTCTCagaattattgtccacagacaaaaaacacacagattaagaaaaacaaTCATTAATTTTGTCTTTTTGAgtaaaatgacccttttgccCTTTTCTAAAAACAATGGGAAATGTGTATTTGTAATTATTGATgtttactttattaaatattagGGGTAATATggtaaaaatgtatatctattTTTGGTAgtagacaataattttgggacaaaCTAAAATAGTAAGGTGGACAATTAAATTGGGACGGAGGGAGAAATAAGAGGTATTttagtaaaaaatatatatttatttatagaaaTAAACTACTATTTTGggataaaccaaaaaaaaaacatgaattatTAATATAGAAcgtaaaaatataacaaaatgtcCTAATATTAAATATATAGGAAGatagtaaaataaaaataaaataattttttttatataaatgatgttttttTAACCGAATAAATATGTATATAAGAATAATAAAACGCGTATGGTACTTTAAACTAATGTTAAAAGTTATaatgttttatacttttatatgtcATTTCGAAGAAAAACATGTATCTAAACTGAATGGTGTACATTATTTATCTTGACATTCATTCTTGCTGGAAGTTACAATAGGATGATGAAAGGCAAAATATGGTAGAATTACTTTGAATTTGAACAGCAGAAGTGTGCCGGTAAGATTTGCCGCCGACAATAATAAGCGATGCGGGACTGCCGCCGCTCATAGGCATACCGACTGCAGTATCACCACCATACCCCACAGATACCCAGAGTCTtataaaagtaatttatcaattaattatcaATGCATAAAAGTAACTTCAAATACTGACACAATGGCATGCATCAATAATGAAGTAATTATATAATATGACTTGAAAAAGAAAgtggaaaataaaagaaaataaaatttcattttacaTCATTTTATCTAATTCAATAttggtttttttttctttgtctCGTCATTTGATTTTgatattgatttaaataaaaatatttaataggAAGATATTGATCTCTAAAAAACCAAAGCGCAAAATAACCAATTTATCAACCTTAACCACAAACTTTACATAGATTTGATATCTAATCTTTATTTATATGTTACCGATTCATCCaacatgtgtttttttttttgtttttttttttttttaaattatgcaactattatatatatatatatatatatatatatatatatatatatatatatatatatatatatatatatatatatatatatatatatatatatttttttatgaaaatgtgtAATATTTATAACTTTTTGTATATAGTTAGATAAGCAATAATCCAAATAATTATAGACTTTGTTGCGCTTAGTATGACAATGTAGATGACACGGCACTAAAACTAAAATAATAAGTCACAGGGAAATAAGTTTTCTGCTGAAATGTTCTATTGTGTCTAGAAAGTGAAAAGTTTATAATATGACTCATGTCTAGAACCATTTTTATAGATAGATTGCTAAAGATAAATGGTTGTTCTTAATTtaaatgaatattaattaatcatgaattcaaaaagttaaaaaaaaaaaaagaataataattgcTACATTTTTTCAGTAGTAAAATTAGCAGTGCAAGTATTTTAGACTGAAGTTTGAGTTTatagataaataaaaaaattcaataCATATATACTTACTTGTGAAACAAACGTATATTAATAGTAATATTATAACTTTCTAAATCGTTTTTTAAAAAACCTTATAAAGATGGTTAGTTATACTGCTCTTTATACTCCTATTATGTCTactttttagaaacaaacaagaaCTCTAATTAAATATGGATTAAGAGCACTTCATGACTGTGTTCTTAATTAGAAATGGCTGTTGCAATTTTAATGAAATAGACATAGGATCATAAATGTTATTGATGGCAGAGAGCAAGCGAACGAGGGACAGAAAGTTAGGCCTTTGACCTAACATTTGACTCGAATTGCATCTTCTATATTCAATAATGAAAAAAGCAAGAAATAAAACATGtaaccataatatatatatatatatatatatatatatatatatatatatatatatatatatatatatatatatatatatatatatatatatatatatatatatatatatatatatatataatgctaaAGAACCATTGAAGAAAACGTAAGATATTAAGTAATGTTAATATTGATAATGTTCAACTTACAGCCAATAGCATTTGAGTTTCGTATGCGTTCATCTTCAATCTCAACACCTCCGAACGCCTGGGTGATTTCACATCCTTAAACTTTAAATTTGAGAGCCGAAATGAGTTGACAGAGTATGCAACCATGTCTTTCCCATGTGCCCAAAGTGTCTTCTTAGCCTTTCCAATAGGAATAAGTTCTTCTATTCCCATATTACCTTCATCTTTACACCCTCCTCCCTCCTTCTGATCCCCCATCGCGTCCTTTAACTCCTTAAGAAACGAAACAGCAGTGGTCCGATCACAGATCCCAGCGTGAAACCTCAAAACCAGCACCCATTTGTGATCAGCCAACGTGTACACGTTAGCAAACCATAATTGCAGCCCTTTCATGCACGTCAAACGGCTAGTATCTTCGGACCACTCATTGATGTTGAGTTCATGTTCCAGGATCACATGTAAAGGCGACAGTGATGAGTAATTGGACCCATGGCTCATGAGGGTCCGCAGGAGTTCGGACGTTTTTGACAGGTTCATGATGTTAAGGCGGAGGTGAGGGGTAGAAGGGTTGACAATGAAAGAAGCTGAGCCAGTGGAGCTGGTTTTCTGTAGCATGTAATTGAGGATAGGGTGGttattttggagtttttggaggGCTTTCTTGAACACCGAAGTATTTGGCTCCTTTGAAATTTGGAGTGCCAATGCAGTAATGCCTGTCCCACCAGCCACTGCTTTGCACCAGTTTTGCTCTGTTCCCCCTAACAATCTTGTTGGGGCCTCAACCATTCTCGGAGCATCACCCATTTCTAATTTTTGTGTGTGAACGACTTTGCTAAGGTTGGATATGTTACTTATAGGAACCCATACGGaaccaaactctcagaagttaggTTAAATCTTAAATGATATTAACTCAATCTTTAACTACTTCCTTATCTAGATCTGTATAAGATGTGGACCAGATGGTCCACTATTTGCTTAGTTAGTTTTAGCATACATTAAAGTTCTATGGTAAATGTTCAATTTGGGAAAACAAAAGAATGAAATAATCTGTGTACTTAAGGCTACAATAACTCGGCTTGCAGCGACGAATCACACGGCGAAAATATCATGATCTCACGATAGGTTGAGTCCCGGAGGTGACATGTTCAATTTGGGTTtccgaaatttaaaatttttaacttATTGCGACCACAGATGTCTTCATAATATAAGAGGTTGCCTCTATTTTTTAGTTGAACGTGATTTCTTACTGCTACAAAAATTGGACATTTTTTATGGAATCCATCAGAAGTTTATTTGGGAAATCATTTCCCTCTAACTTTTTTGTCAAAAGTACCGACGACCTTATAATTTAACAACTGATTTTAGACAGAAAAGTCCGTCACTAATTACAGACCGCTTGTGACGGAATTTGGTGCGACTAGCTGTAACCATTTTTGACGATCGACATATTGCAATAaagtaatattattattattattcttatatttattagtattactattatatatttttttattatacatGCATAAAGAAATACGCTATATACACACACATGGCACTACAAAAAATATATGTATTAGGGATGACCTATGTCGCCCCTAAATCGTCACTTCTACTGGGTCATGGTATTTTTTTTTCTCATTGCTATTGTCTGTTCTTTGTCACATTGTCACAGCTAGTGTCATCGTAGAGCTCTTATTGCCATTTATCAATCGATTTTGGATAGAAAAGTATGCTAATTATTAGAGGCGGAATTTGGTGCTACGTCGCCCATAAAGGCATTATTCTTCGTCACTGCTACTGGGTCATGGTATGTTGTTTTCTCGTTGCTATTGCCTGTTCTTCGTCACATCATCACAGCTAGTGTCATCGTAGAGCTCTTATTGCTATTTATCAATCGGTTTTGGATAGAAAAGTATGTCACTGATTATTAGAGGCGGAATTTGGTGCGACT includes:
- the LOC111914527 gene encoding uncharacterized protein LOC111914527; translated protein: MGDAPRMVEAPTRLLGGTEQNWCKAVAGGTGITALALQISKEPNTSVFKKALQKLQNNHPILNYMLQKTSSTGSASFIVNPSTPHLRLNIMNLSKTSELLRTLMSHGSNYSSLSPLHVILEHELNINEWSEDTSRLTCMKGLQLWFANVYTLADHKWVLVLRFHAGICDRTTAVSFLKELKDAMGDQKEGGGCKDEGNMGIEELIPIGKAKKTLWAHGKDMVAYSVNSFRLSNLKFKDVKSPRRSEVLRLKMNAYETQMLLAGCKLRGIKLCGALAASSLLSAYSVKRHENNQRKKYGVIFLNDCRSYLQPSLSIHEFGFYHSAISTSHEVKGEESLWELATKIYKAFENSKKNNKHFSDMTDLNFLMAKAIDNPSLTPSSALRTSLVTVFEDPVIEISTDYEREFGLDDYIGCASAHGIGPSIAIFDTVRDGQLDCACVYPAPLHSREQMQELLANMKIKLLEGFKVGEKVET